The window TGCCGGCGAGCAACTCTCCGCGCCGGCTCCAGCCCTTTGGCAGCACCAGCATCTTGGCGGCGTTGCAGTTGAACGACGCGTTGTGGGTCACCGCGCCCGCGATGCTCTCGGCCTGGAAGGCGAGCTCCTTTTCACTGTAGTTCCACGGCATCACGAGCACCGGCGACACGTTACCCAGCTCGGCCGTGACCGGCTTGGCGAGCACGGGTGCGCCGCACGCCTTGCGCGCGTCGCGCTCGGGGCAGGGCGGGCCCCACACAATGGCGTCGTACGTCTTGTCCGAGCCGGTAAGGTGGACTTCATCGATCCCCGGATGGTGCGCCAGGTAGCCGCCCTCGTCGGTGCCGCCGTAGACCACGGCGAGATACCCGGCCGCGATCGCATCGACGAACGCCTCCTCGATGAACGGAGCGAGGTAGGCGTTCACCGGATTCATCTTGAGCACGCAGACCTTACCCTCGTTGAAGAGCTTGGTCAGCACGTCCATGGCCGGGATCGCGGCGAGGTTGCCGGCGCCGAGCACGAGCACGGTTCGGCCCGCGTGAGTGGGGCGCTTGTAGAAGCTCGCGCGGGTGTCGCGCACCGCGGCCTCGTCCACGCCGGCCCGCATCCGCACGTCGACGGTGATGCCGGAGAAAAGCATGCCGTCGATGGCGTTGGCCGGAAACACCCGGACGGCGACACGGCCGTCGGCGGTGGGCCGCATCGCGCCGATCGGTGTGTTGCCGTTCCGTTCGAGCGAGCAAAGCGATTCGATAAGCAGGCGAAGCTGGCGGACGACGCACCAGGGTCCTGTCCCCCACTCTTCGCCCTCGGCCGGGGTGCCGAGTCGGATGCCCTTGGCGGCGCAGGCGGCGCGTACGCTGCGTTCGGCGATGCGGAGATAGCCGGCGCGCATCGAGCGGGCGAGGGCGATGCGGTCGGCGAGGGCGAGCCGGGCAAAAGCGGGCGCGGCCTCGCGTACGCGGACCACCGCCTCGTCGAGCTTCCGCTGGCTCGGGAGCAGCCGGGCGTTCGGTTGAGGTTGTGTGGCCATGACGACACCTCCATTGAGCGCGGCGGGCGCCTCAGGGGTTCGAGCCGACGCTCGAGATGACGCCGTCGAGCGTGAGCGTGATGCTGGTCGGGAAACCCGCCTGCCCGAAATCGGTGGTCTGGGTTCCGGTGAGCGTCTGCTGCCCGGTGGCTCCCGCGAACTTTCCGGTGCCGCCGGTAAAGATCAAGTCACCGTTGATCGCGAAGGTGACGACCGAGCCCGACGACCCGGTCGCCGTGAACGTGCCGCTGTAGGTGCCGAACAACTGGTCGCCGTTCGCCGTAGTCTTGGTGAAGCTGCCGTTGAAGAACTCGCCGGTCGTGGGATTGTCACAGTGCGAGTTGGTGATCGTGTACTTGCCGACGTGCGTGCCTTCGCCGCCGCCCGAGAGGGTCGTGACCAGCGGGCAGTCGGCCGAGGGGCCGGGCGCAATGCCGCCGGTGGCCTCGTAGTTATCGTGCATGGGCACCTCTCGAAGCGAAGCGGCGCCGGGCGCCGTGGCGTCGCCGGCGCTGCAGCCGGCGGTGAGCAGAGCGGCAAGGAGCGCCGCGGAAAGCGTGTCACGCATGGCCGGATCCTCCTGGTGAGTGGCTCGGCGGCTCGCGGGCGCGGGGCCGGCCCCCC is drawn from Gemmatimonadales bacterium and contains these coding sequences:
- a CDS encoding aldehyde dehydrogenase family protein — translated: MATQPQPNARLLPSQRKLDEAVVRVREAAPAFARLALADRIALARSMRAGYLRIAERSVRAACAAKGIRLGTPAEGEEWGTGPWCVVRQLRLLIESLCSLERNGNTPIGAMRPTADGRVAVRVFPANAIDGMLFSGITVDVRMRAGVDEAAVRDTRASFYKRPTHAGRTVLVLGAGNLAAIPAMDVLTKLFNEGKVCVLKMNPVNAYLAPFIEEAFVDAIAAGYLAVVYGGTDEGGYLAHHPGIDEVHLTGSDKTYDAIVWGPPCPERDARKACGAPVLAKPVTAELGNVSPVLVMPWNYSEKELAFQAESIAGAVTHNASFNCNAAKMLVLPKGWSRRGELLAGIERALAAAPLRQAYYPGAADRWRALTGGRSEVRTIGAAAEGALPWTLLPGLDASNASEPAFSTEPFCAILSETSVGSDDPIEFLERAVTFANDRLWGTLAADLVVHPKALKDPRLSEAVERGIARLRYGAVTVNSWSGFVFACGTPPWGAFPGSTPADIQSGTGWAHNTPMLEGIEKAVLRHPITLMPKPATFPSHRTAHALLRRITYLDEQAKWSKVPGVVAAAMRG